A region of Nocardioides sp. JS614 DNA encodes the following proteins:
- a CDS encoding thiamine ABC transporter substrate-binding protein, with protein sequence MRPIHALAPLAPLVALALAATGCSTIGNGSSGDESTASPGGEPGRVVLVTHESFSLPKPLIKQFEQQSGYDLVVRASGDAGILTNKLVLTKGDPLGDVAFGIDNTFASRALDEGVFAPYDAPLPDGADQYRLPGDDEHDLTPIDNASVCVNVDDTWFADHHLAPPKTLDDLAAPEYQGLFVTPGAATSSPGLAFLLSTIAAYGEDGWQDYWARLMENGTKLTAGWSDAYEVDFTQGGGQGDRPIVLSYDSSPAFTVADGESSTSALLDTCFRQVEYAGVLDGAANPAGAEQLVDFLLSPEVQAALPESMYVFPVDSSVQLPKEWARFAKQPSDPFSVDPASIDEHRDEWLREWTDVTSR encoded by the coding sequence ATGAGACCCATCCATGCCCTGGCGCCACTGGCACCGCTCGTCGCGCTCGCCCTGGCGGCGACCGGCTGCTCGACCATCGGAAACGGCTCGTCCGGCGACGAGTCGACGGCCAGCCCGGGCGGCGAGCCCGGGCGGGTCGTGCTGGTCACCCACGAGTCGTTCTCGCTGCCCAAGCCGCTGATCAAGCAGTTCGAGCAGCAGTCCGGCTACGACCTGGTGGTCCGCGCGTCCGGCGACGCCGGGATCCTCACCAACAAGCTGGTGCTGACCAAGGGCGACCCGCTCGGCGACGTGGCGTTCGGCATCGACAACACCTTCGCCTCGCGGGCGCTCGACGAGGGCGTGTTCGCGCCGTACGACGCTCCGCTGCCGGACGGCGCCGACCAGTACCGGTTGCCGGGTGACGACGAGCACGACCTCACGCCGATCGACAACGCCAGCGTGTGCGTGAACGTCGACGACACCTGGTTCGCCGACCACCATCTCGCCCCGCCGAAGACCCTGGACGACCTGGCCGCCCCGGAGTACCAGGGCCTGTTCGTCACCCCGGGCGCGGCCACCAGCTCGCCCGGCCTGGCGTTCCTGCTGAGCACGATCGCGGCGTACGGCGAGGACGGCTGGCAGGACTACTGGGCGCGGCTGATGGAGAACGGGACCAAGCTGACGGCCGGCTGGTCCGACGCCTACGAGGTCGACTTCACCCAGGGCGGCGGCCAGGGTGACCGGCCGATCGTGCTGTCCTACGACTCCTCGCCGGCGTTCACCGTCGCCGACGGGGAGTCGTCGACGAGCGCCCTGCTCGACACCTGCTTCCGCCAGGTGGAGTACGCCGGCGTGCTGGACGGTGCCGCGAACCCCGCCGGCGCCGAGCAGCTGGTCGACTTCCTGCTCTCGCCGGAGGTGCAGGCCGCACTGCCCGAGAGCATGTACGTGTTCCCGGTCGACTCCTCGGTCCAGCTGCCGAAGGAGTGGGCCCGGTTCGCGAAGCAGCCGAGCGACCCGTTCTCGGTGGACCCCGCGTCGATCGACGAGCACCGCGACGAGTGGCTGCGCGAGTGGACCGACGTGACCTCTCGATGA
- a CDS encoding ABC transporter permease, which translates to MRRSLELVGLAALPLAVLGVFFLLPVSGMVSEGFVTDGRFDPGGVLEVLGRPRVHRVLWFTVWSSTVATLLAVLLGLPVAHLLHRRRFWGRRALRSLLLVPFVLPTVVVGVAFRELIGEAGPLGFLGLDGSAVAIVAGLVFFNVAVVIRAVGAAWESLDPRPAEAAAALGAGPAHVFRTVTLPALRPAIVSAASVVFLFCATAFGVVLTLGGLRYSSVETEIYLLTTNLLDLQAAAALSILQLLAITALLVVTGRLRAVPDPALARSTRRPPRPAPGDWPGLVATGLVLLLVGAPVAALVAGSLRVGDAWSLGNYRALTGEGTQHALLASATDALVTSLRTAVDATWMSLSLGVLVTVVVTRRSRTRGERRARGLLDGLFMLPLGVSAVTLGFGFLITLDRPPLDLRDSPLLVPIAQALVALPLVVRTLVPVLGGIDDRQRQAAASLGAGPLRTFATVDLPAMWRPLTAAAGFAFAVSLGEFGATSFLAREDHPTLPIVIYHLIGHPGAMNYGMALAASVVLATTTALVMLAVDRLRVPSVGAF; encoded by the coding sequence ATGAGGCGCTCGCTCGAGCTGGTCGGGCTCGCGGCGCTGCCGCTGGCCGTGCTCGGCGTGTTCTTCCTGCTCCCGGTCAGCGGCATGGTCTCCGAGGGCTTCGTCACCGACGGCCGCTTCGACCCGGGTGGGGTGCTCGAGGTGCTCGGCCGGCCCCGGGTGCACCGGGTGCTGTGGTTCACGGTCTGGTCCTCGACGGTCGCGACCCTGCTCGCCGTGCTCCTCGGCCTGCCCGTGGCGCACCTGCTGCACCGGCGCCGGTTCTGGGGCCGGCGGGCGCTGCGCTCGCTGCTGCTGGTGCCGTTCGTGCTGCCGACGGTGGTGGTCGGGGTCGCGTTCCGCGAGCTGATCGGCGAGGCCGGGCCGTTGGGCTTCCTCGGCCTGGACGGCTCGGCCGTGGCCATCGTCGCCGGCCTCGTGTTCTTCAACGTGGCGGTCGTGATCCGGGCGGTCGGCGCCGCCTGGGAGTCCCTCGACCCGCGGCCGGCGGAGGCGGCCGCGGCGCTCGGTGCGGGGCCGGCCCACGTCTTCCGGACCGTCACCCTGCCCGCGCTGCGCCCGGCGATCGTCAGCGCCGCCAGCGTGGTCTTCCTCTTCTGCGCCACCGCGTTCGGCGTGGTGCTCACCCTGGGCGGGCTGCGCTACTCCTCGGTCGAGACCGAGATCTACCTGCTCACCACGAACCTGCTCGACCTCCAGGCCGCGGCGGCGCTCTCGATCCTCCAGCTGCTCGCGATCACGGCCCTGCTGGTGGTGACCGGCCGGTTGCGCGCCGTACCCGACCCGGCTCTGGCCCGCTCCACCCGGCGCCCGCCGCGGCCGGCGCCCGGCGACTGGCCCGGCCTGGTCGCGACCGGCCTGGTGCTGCTGCTGGTGGGGGCGCCGGTGGCCGCCCTGGTCGCCGGCTCGCTGCGGGTCGGCGACGCGTGGAGCCTGGGCAACTACCGCGCGCTGACCGGCGAGGGCACGCAGCACGCCCTGCTCGCCTCCGCGACCGACGCGCTCGTCACCTCGCTGCGCACCGCCGTCGACGCCACCTGGATGTCGCTGTCCCTGGGCGTGCTGGTCACCGTGGTGGTCACCCGCCGGTCGCGCACGCGGGGTGAGCGCCGGGCGCGCGGCCTGCTGGACGGGCTGTTCATGCTCCCGCTCGGGGTGTCCGCGGTGACGCTCGGCTTCGGGTTCCTCATCACCCTCGACCGGCCGCCCCTCGACCTGAGGGACTCACCGCTCCTGGTCCCGATCGCGCAGGCGCTGGTGGCGCTGCCGCTCGTCGTCCGGACCCTGGTGCCGGTGCTCGGTGGCATCGACGACCGCCAGCGGCAGGCCGCCGCGTCGCTCGGTGCCGGCCCGTTGCGTACCTTCGCCACCGTGGACCTCCCCGCCATGTGGCGGCCGCTGACCGCCGCGGCCGGCTTCGCGTTCGCGGTGTCGCTCGGTGAGTTCGGGGCGACCTCGTTCCTCGCCCGGGAGGACCACCCCACGCTGCCGATCGTGATCTACCACCTGATCGGGCACCCGGGTGCGATGAACTACGGCATGGCCCTCGCCGCGTCCGTCGTCCTCGCCACCACGACCGCGCTCGTGATGCTCGCCGTCGACCGGCTGCGGGTGCCGTCGGTGGGGGCGTTCTGA
- a CDS encoding ABC transporter ATP-binding protein, translating to MLALDHLSVSYDGVPAVVDATLELADGHVLAVLGPSGSGKSTLLRAVAGLEPAVAGRICWDGADLAHVPTHKRGFALMFQDGQLFNHLTVARNIGYALRLRRTPRAAERVAELLALVGLEGYAERLPATLSGGERQRVALARSLAVAPRLLLLDEPLSALDAGLRERLAVDLREILRAAGTTALMVTHDQEEAFAVADRLAVMRAGRIVQQGEIAEVWRAPADPETALFLGYARVLEGSAAAALLQAAGLPVAPAVAVRRSALVVADGAEAGPLRGAVVSARATPELIRLVVDVDTIGEVDAVARLGTHPGPGDPVRLSVDPSRLAPTPTGR from the coding sequence ATGCTGGCCCTGGACCACCTCAGCGTCTCGTACGACGGCGTGCCGGCTGTCGTCGACGCGACGCTGGAGCTCGCGGACGGGCACGTCCTCGCGGTCCTGGGGCCGAGCGGCTCGGGCAAGTCGACGCTGCTGCGCGCGGTGGCCGGGCTCGAGCCGGCCGTCGCCGGGCGGATCTGCTGGGACGGTGCCGACCTCGCCCACGTCCCGACCCACAAGCGCGGGTTCGCGCTGATGTTCCAGGACGGGCAGCTGTTCAACCACCTCACGGTCGCCCGCAACATCGGCTACGCGCTGCGGCTCCGGCGTACCCCCCGGGCCGCGGAGCGGGTCGCCGAGCTGCTCGCCCTGGTCGGGCTCGAGGGGTACGCCGAGCGCCTCCCGGCGACCCTGTCCGGTGGCGAGCGCCAGCGGGTGGCGTTGGCCCGCTCGCTCGCGGTCGCCCCGCGGCTGCTGCTGCTCGACGAGCCGCTGTCGGCACTCGACGCGGGGCTGCGTGAGCGGCTCGCCGTCGACCTGCGTGAGATCCTGCGTGCGGCCGGGACCACCGCGCTGATGGTCACCCACGACCAGGAGGAGGCGTTCGCGGTCGCCGACCGGCTGGCGGTGATGCGCGCCGGCCGGATCGTCCAGCAGGGCGAGATCGCCGAGGTCTGGCGGGCGCCGGCCGACCCCGAGACCGCGCTCTTCCTCGGGTACGCCCGCGTCCTGGAGGGCAGCGCCGCGGCCGCGCTCCTGCAGGCGGCCGGGCTGCCCGTCGCCCCGGCGGTCGCCGTACGCCGCTCGGCGCTCGTGGTCGCCGACGGTGCCGAGGCCGGGCCCCTCCGCGGCGCGGTCGTGTCGGCACGAGCGACTCCGGAGCTGATCCGCCTGGTCGTCGACGTGGACACGATCGGCGAGGTCGACGCGGTGGCCCGGCTGGGCACGCACCCCGGACCCGGCGACCCGGTCCGGCTGAGCGTGGACCCCAGTCGCTTGGCCCCGACGCCGACCGGGCGGTGA
- a CDS encoding phosphatase PAP2 family protein, whose translation MYRRAYALLVGNAVVMGVLAIIVAIVYDKRLIDPEGSFLGPSWLRLPLLLFGALLLDLLPRTLWFSKMDPRLMPGIVRERWRTHWNRERLTLVALGIVCFYVVYVSYRNLKSFLPFVRDVMYDRELHYLDRALLFGHDPAHVLHGLLGEGFMAWPLSYIYLWFLPLVPLAVTAWLVWSRNLSYGYWFVTSQCIAWSLGTASYYALPTLGPGLEYTWLYDSLPTTPTSRLMESLAYGRNNVYWGVVQDAVQSVAGFASLHVAITLLVALMIQYTVRSRALKWIFWVNFGVTVIATLYFGWHYLADDVAGVMIAFVSFYVGGLASGQKFDKHGLASHPTTTTSAVPVDR comes from the coding sequence GTGTATCGCCGTGCCTATGCCCTGCTCGTGGGGAACGCCGTGGTCATGGGCGTGCTGGCGATCATCGTCGCGATCGTCTACGACAAGCGCCTGATCGACCCGGAGGGCAGCTTCCTCGGGCCGTCCTGGCTGCGGCTGCCGCTGCTGCTGTTCGGGGCGCTGCTGCTGGACCTGCTGCCGCGGACCCTGTGGTTCTCCAAGATGGACCCGCGACTGATGCCCGGGATCGTGCGCGAGCGCTGGCGGACCCACTGGAACCGGGAGCGGCTGACCCTGGTGGCGCTCGGGATCGTCTGCTTCTACGTCGTCTACGTCAGCTACCGCAACCTGAAGTCGTTCCTGCCGTTCGTGCGCGACGTCATGTACGACCGGGAGCTGCACTACCTCGACCGGGCACTGCTGTTCGGCCACGACCCGGCGCACGTGCTCCACGGGCTCCTCGGCGAGGGCTTCATGGCCTGGCCGCTGTCCTACATCTACCTGTGGTTCCTGCCGCTGGTGCCGCTCGCGGTCACCGCGTGGCTCGTCTGGTCGCGCAACCTGTCCTACGGCTACTGGTTCGTGACCTCGCAGTGCATCGCGTGGTCCCTGGGCACGGCGTCGTACTACGCGCTGCCGACGCTCGGCCCCGGCCTGGAGTACACCTGGCTCTACGACAGCCTGCCGACCACCCCGACGAGCAGGTTGATGGAGTCGCTCGCCTACGGGCGCAACAACGTCTACTGGGGTGTCGTCCAGGACGCCGTGCAGTCGGTGGCGGGCTTCGCGAGCCTGCACGTCGCGATCACGCTGCTGGTCGCGCTGATGATCCAGTACACCGTGCGCTCCCGGGCCCTGAAGTGGATCTTCTGGGTGAACTTCGGGGTCACCGTCATCGCCACCCTCTACTTCGGCTGGCACTACCTCGCCGACGACGTCGCCGGGGTGATGATCGCGTTCGTCTCCTTCTACGTCGGCGGGCTGGCCAGCGGTCAGAAGTTCGACAAGCACGGCCTCGCCTCGCACCCCACGACGACGACCTCCGCCGTCCCCGTCGACCGCTGA
- a CDS encoding acyl-CoA dehydrogenase family protein has translation MATDTAAPTPTGYVQPEIDVPALTALLDGRYAGVRDLVRTNLAEHASILVDAEEMSIDDFREQVLKVVVEMAATGQTGMGFPEEYGGGCGLGASIAAFETLAYGDLSVLVKVGVQFGLFGGAILQLGTERHHEAYLADLITGKLMGCFAMTETGHGSNVQALGTVATYDPATEEFVITTTTEDARKDYIGNAAKHAEVAVVFAQLEVGGTTEGVHAFVVPIRVDGESAPGVRIEDDGRKMGLNGVDNGRIWFDQVRVPRTALLNRFADVTPEGSYESSIENPNRRFFTMLGTLVQGRVCVGGGGINAAKVALAIATKYAVRRRQFEATSDEQEELLLDYGLHQRRLLPLIARTYALHFAQEVVAGQLHDVFSGTHAPGAEDDQARRELESRAAGTKALGTWHATRTIQECREACGGAGYLSENRFAALKADTDVFTTFEGDNHVLLQLVAKGLLTDYASEFEDLDQLGMVRFVAGLAVETVIEKTSVHKLLERVRDLLPGGDEWDQEAGLLDPDYQLAMLRFREEHMLAGVARRLKRGIDQDMNPGEVFSRVQDHVIAAASAHVERLVLEAFVDKTAGLPDGDLKVALNLLCDLFALSTIEADRAWFMEHGRLTVPRSKAISREVGDLCRKIRPLAVPLVDAWAIPPEMLRSPGLVG, from the coding sequence ATGGCCACCGACACCGCCGCGCCCACGCCGACCGGCTACGTGCAGCCGGAGATCGACGTACCCGCCCTCACCGCGCTGCTCGACGGGAGGTACGCCGGGGTGCGCGACCTGGTGCGCACCAACCTCGCGGAGCACGCCTCGATCCTCGTGGACGCCGAGGAGATGTCGATCGACGACTTCCGGGAGCAGGTCTTGAAGGTCGTCGTCGAGATGGCCGCCACCGGGCAGACCGGGATGGGCTTCCCCGAGGAGTACGGCGGCGGCTGCGGCCTCGGCGCGTCGATCGCGGCGTTCGAGACCCTCGCGTACGGCGACCTGTCGGTCCTGGTCAAGGTCGGCGTCCAGTTCGGGCTGTTCGGCGGCGCGATCCTCCAGCTCGGCACCGAGCGCCACCACGAGGCCTACCTCGCCGACCTGATCACCGGGAAGCTGATGGGCTGCTTCGCGATGACCGAGACCGGCCACGGTTCCAACGTCCAGGCGCTCGGGACGGTCGCGACGTACGACCCGGCCACCGAGGAGTTCGTGATCACCACGACCACCGAGGACGCCCGCAAGGACTACATCGGCAACGCGGCCAAGCACGCCGAGGTGGCCGTCGTCTTCGCGCAGCTGGAGGTGGGCGGCACCACCGAGGGCGTGCACGCGTTCGTCGTGCCGATCCGCGTCGACGGCGAGTCGGCGCCCGGCGTCCGGATCGAGGACGACGGCCGCAAGATGGGCCTCAACGGCGTCGACAACGGCCGGATCTGGTTCGACCAGGTACGCGTCCCGCGCACCGCGCTGCTCAACCGGTTCGCGGACGTGACGCCGGAGGGGAGCTACGAGAGCTCGATCGAGAACCCGAACCGGCGCTTCTTCACGATGCTCGGCACCCTCGTCCAGGGCCGGGTGTGCGTCGGCGGCGGCGGGATCAACGCGGCGAAGGTGGCGCTGGCGATCGCGACGAAGTACGCCGTACGCCGCCGCCAGTTCGAGGCGACCTCGGACGAGCAGGAGGAGCTGCTGCTCGACTACGGGTTGCACCAGCGCCGGCTGCTGCCCCTGATCGCCCGGACCTACGCGCTGCACTTCGCCCAGGAGGTCGTTGCCGGCCAGCTGCACGACGTCTTCTCGGGCACCCACGCTCCCGGCGCCGAGGACGACCAGGCCCGGCGCGAGCTCGAGTCGCGCGCCGCGGGCACCAAGGCGCTCGGCACCTGGCACGCGACCCGCACGATCCAGGAGTGCCGCGAGGCGTGCGGTGGCGCGGGCTACCTCTCGGAGAACCGGTTCGCGGCGCTCAAGGCCGACACCGACGTCTTCACGACCTTCGAGGGCGACAACCACGTGCTGCTCCAGCTGGTCGCCAAGGGGCTGCTCACCGACTACGCCAGCGAGTTCGAGGACCTCGACCAGCTCGGCATGGTCCGGTTCGTCGCCGGCCTGGCCGTCGAGACCGTGATCGAGAAGACCTCGGTGCACAAGCTGCTCGAACGGGTCCGCGACCTGCTGCCCGGTGGCGACGAGTGGGACCAGGAGGCGGGTCTCCTCGACCCGGACTACCAGCTCGCGATGCTGCGCTTCCGCGAGGAGCACATGCTCGCCGGCGTCGCCCGTCGGCTCAAGCGGGGCATCGACCAGGACATGAACCCCGGCGAGGTGTTCTCCCGGGTGCAGGACCATGTGATCGCGGCCGCGAGCGCCCACGTCGAGCGGCTGGTGCTCGAGGCGTTCGTCGACAAGACCGCAGGCCTCCCCGACGGCGACCTCAAGGTCGCGCTGAACCTGCTGTGCGACCTGTTCGCGCTCTCGACCATCGAGGCCGACCGGGCCTGGTTCATGGAACACGGCCGGCTCACCGTGCCCCGGTCCAAGGCGATCAGCCGCGAGGTCGGCGACCTGTGCCGCAAGATCCGCCCGCTCGCCGTACCCCTCGTCGACGCCTGGGCGATCCCGCCGGAGATGCTCCGCTCGCCGGGCCTGGTCGGCTGA
- a CDS encoding inorganic diphosphatase: MAEDDVLEFDVLVEIPKGQRNKYEVDHESGRIRLDRTLFTSTQYPADYGYIENTLGLDGDPLDAMVILQEPTFPGCLIRCRAIGMFRMTDEAGGDDKVLCVPATDPRLEHLRDISHVSKFDRLEIQHFFEVYKDLEPGKSVEGAEWVGRTEAEAEVHASFARLKEEGH; encoded by the coding sequence ATGGCGGAGGATGACGTGCTCGAGTTCGATGTGCTGGTGGAGATCCCGAAGGGGCAGCGAAACAAGTACGAGGTCGACCACGAGTCCGGCCGGATCCGCCTGGACCGGACCCTGTTCACCTCCACGCAGTACCCGGCCGACTACGGCTACATCGAGAACACCCTCGGCCTGGACGGCGACCCGCTCGACGCGATGGTGATCCTCCAGGAGCCGACCTTCCCGGGCTGCCTGATCCGGTGCCGCGCGATCGGCATGTTCCGGATGACCGACGAGGCCGGCGGCGACGACAAGGTCCTGTGCGTGCCCGCCACCGACCCCCGCCTGGAGCACCTGCGCGACATCAGCCACGTCTCGAAGTTCGACCGCCTCGAGATCCAGCACTTCTTCGAGGTCTACAAGGACCTCGAGCCCGGCAAGTCCGTCGAGGGCGCCGAGTGGGTCGGCCGCACCGAGGCCGAGGCCGAGGTCCACGCGTCGTTCGCGCGGCTCAAGGAGGAGGGCCACTGA
- the dacB gene encoding D-alanyl-D-alanine carboxypeptidase/D-alanyl-D-alanine endopeptidase — translation MGGRDRDHPTRGARLAAWLPVALVLAVLAAAGLVLWLDPPASPPEEEPAAVPPPAGLTVQPLVAPDPVAEPASGVPDPGKVRRALAPLLRDADLGPHVLATVAGLDGTLLYSSGTGSATPASTLKLLTAAAALETLGPDHTFATTVVDAGPRRVVLVGGGDPLLDRKDVTRLARDTATALAATGRTRVRVDYDTGLFRGPEVSPHWPAGYLPDGVVAPITPLWIDEGRPEDGFGRVADPAAVAAAAYAKALARAGVTVLGPQREAAAPADVAELARTDSLPLDRIVEHTLATSDNEAAEVLARHVGLATSGDGSFAGGARALLRVLDGLGVPTQGTTTYDGSGLSREDRLDPDTLTAVLELAASPEQPDLRAVLTGLPVAGFTGSLTERFAGPDDQGRGLVRAKTGTLSGVSSLAGIVTDREGRPMVFALLADRIDLVDTLDARAALDGATGALAGCRCG, via the coding sequence GTGGGCGGACGTGACCGAGACCACCCCACCCGGGGCGCCCGTCTCGCGGCCTGGCTGCCCGTCGCCCTGGTGCTCGCCGTCCTGGCGGCGGCCGGCCTCGTGCTCTGGCTCGACCCGCCGGCCTCGCCGCCCGAGGAGGAGCCGGCCGCGGTCCCGCCGCCCGCGGGGCTCACCGTCCAGCCCCTCGTGGCGCCGGACCCGGTCGCCGAGCCGGCGAGCGGGGTGCCCGATCCCGGGAAGGTACGCCGGGCCCTCGCGCCGCTGCTCCGCGACGCCGACCTGGGCCCCCACGTCCTCGCCACCGTGGCCGGCCTCGACGGCACGCTGCTCTACTCCAGCGGCACCGGCTCGGCCACGCCCGCCTCGACCCTCAAGCTGCTGACCGCGGCAGCGGCCCTCGAGACCCTCGGCCCCGATCACACCTTCGCCACGACGGTCGTCGACGCCGGACCGCGGCGGGTCGTGCTGGTCGGCGGCGGCGACCCGCTGCTCGACCGCAAGGACGTCACCCGGCTGGCCCGCGACACCGCCACCGCCCTCGCCGCCACGGGCCGCACGCGCGTGCGGGTCGACTACGACACCGGCCTGTTCCGCGGCCCCGAGGTCAGCCCGCACTGGCCCGCCGGCTACCTGCCGGACGGCGTCGTCGCGCCGATCACTCCGCTCTGGATCGACGAGGGTCGCCCCGAGGACGGCTTCGGCCGGGTCGCGGACCCAGCCGCGGTCGCGGCAGCGGCGTACGCCAAGGCGCTGGCTCGCGCCGGCGTCACCGTGCTCGGGCCCCAGCGCGAGGCGGCGGCGCCCGCCGACGTCGCGGAGCTGGCCCGCACCGACAGCCTCCCGCTCGACCGGATCGTCGAGCACACCCTGGCGACCAGCGACAACGAGGCCGCCGAGGTGCTCGCCCGCCACGTGGGCCTCGCGACCTCCGGCGACGGGTCGTTCGCCGGCGGCGCCCGGGCCCTGCTGCGGGTGCTCGACGGGCTCGGGGTCCCCACGCAGGGCACCACGACGTACGACGGCAGTGGGCTCTCCCGGGAGGACCGGCTCGACCCCGACACGCTCACGGCGGTGCTCGAGCTCGCCGCGTCGCCCGAGCAGCCCGACCTCCGGGCGGTGCTCACCGGGCTGCCGGTCGCCGGCTTCACCGGCTCCCTCACCGAGCGGTTCGCCGGGCCCGACGACCAGGGCCGCGGCCTGGTCCGGGCGAAGACCGGGACGCTGTCGGGGGTGAGCAGCCTGGCCGGGATCGTGACCGACCGCGAGGGCCGGCCGATGGTGTTCGCGCTGCTCGCCGACCGGATCGACCTGGTCGACACCCTGGACGCCCGAGCCGCCCTGGACGGCGCGACCGGTGCCCTCGCCGGCTGTCGCTGCGGCTGA
- a CDS encoding zinc-dependent metalloprotease codes for MSKHSGPELVDWDLAVALGSRIAGDGPVVDRRTADAVVAELRADADRSTGLVRAHTGLLAAERTAPVLVVDRPGWVIANADGFATILAPVVDKLSSRKGEPTGLTKAIGSRVTGAEVGALLGFLAGKVLGQFDPFHAPSGRLLLVAPNIVHVERELGVVPRDFRLWVCLHEETHRVQFTATPWLADHLLGEMHALAESLEPSGLLDDGLTRIAGAVRSAREGGGSLLDLIGTPEQKEIVDRVTGVMSLLEGHADVVMDDVGPGVIPTVADIRKRFNRRRQGVGVLDRLLRRVLGLDAKMAQYRDGAKFVRAVVDKAGMTEFNAVWERPENLPSKAEIADPRAWISRVL; via the coding sequence ATGAGTAAGCACTCCGGCCCCGAGCTGGTCGACTGGGACCTCGCGGTCGCCCTCGGCTCCCGGATCGCGGGCGACGGCCCGGTCGTGGACCGCCGTACCGCGGACGCCGTGGTCGCCGAGCTGCGCGCCGACGCCGATCGGTCGACGGGCCTGGTCCGTGCGCACACCGGGCTGCTCGCCGCCGAGCGGACCGCCCCGGTCCTGGTCGTCGACCGGCCCGGCTGGGTCATCGCCAACGCCGACGGGTTCGCGACGATCCTGGCCCCCGTCGTCGACAAGCTGTCCTCGCGCAAGGGCGAGCCGACCGGGCTGACGAAGGCGATCGGCTCGCGCGTCACCGGGGCCGAGGTCGGCGCGCTGCTGGGCTTCCTGGCCGGGAAGGTGCTCGGCCAGTTCGACCCGTTCCACGCCCCGTCCGGGCGGCTGCTGCTCGTCGCGCCGAACATCGTCCACGTCGAGCGCGAGCTCGGCGTCGTCCCCCGGGACTTCCGGCTCTGGGTGTGCCTGCACGAGGAGACCCACCGGGTGCAGTTCACCGCCACCCCGTGGCTGGCCGACCACCTGCTGGGAGAGATGCACGCGCTCGCCGAGAGCCTCGAGCCGAGCGGCCTGCTCGACGACGGGTTGACCCGGATCGCCGGGGCCGTCCGGAGCGCTCGCGAGGGTGGCGGCAGCCTCCTGGACCTGATCGGAACCCCGGAGCAGAAGGAGATCGTCGACCGGGTCACCGGCGTCATGTCCCTGCTCGAGGGCCACGCCGACGTGGTCATGGACGACGTCGGCCCGGGCGTGATCCCGACGGTGGCCGACATCCGCAAGCGGTTCAACCGCCGCCGCCAGGGCGTCGGGGTACTCGACCGGCTGCTGCGCCGGGTGCTCGGCCTGGACGCCAAGATGGCGCAGTACCGCGACGGCGCGAAGTTCGTCCGTGCGGTCGTCGACAAGGCCGGCATGACCGAGTTCAACGCGGTCTGGGAGCGGCCCGAGAACCTGCCGTCGAAGGCCGAGATCGCGGACCCACGAGCCTGGATCAGCCGGGTGCTGTGA
- the tilS gene encoding tRNA lysidine(34) synthetase TilS, which translates to MSLHPAIAAVRLAVRRALAHVDPGRTVVVACSGGADSLALLAATVFEGRRAGWRVVGATVDHGLQPGSADHAAHVVRQMAALGADETVAATVHVEAAGQGPEAAARQARYAVLDQLAERFDADAVLLGHTRDDQAETVLLGLARGSGGRSLAGMRRSFDRFVRPLLDLSRADTATACQVAGIEFWSDPHNEDPAFTRVRVRRSVLPVLEDQLGPGVAEALARTADQLRADMDLLDDAAEAAYQRLRDLPVDGLLAEPGPIRRRVLRLAALAAGAPASELFHEHVLAMDALLTHWHGQKWVDLPGKVRCRRADGRLRLGPAG; encoded by the coding sequence ATGAGCCTCCACCCCGCGATCGCCGCGGTGCGCCTCGCGGTACGCCGTGCCCTCGCCCACGTCGACCCGGGTCGGACCGTGGTCGTCGCGTGCTCCGGGGGCGCCGACTCGCTCGCGTTGCTCGCCGCGACGGTGTTCGAGGGCCGACGCGCCGGGTGGCGGGTCGTGGGCGCGACGGTCGACCACGGGCTCCAGCCCGGCTCGGCCGACCACGCCGCGCACGTCGTACGCCAGATGGCCGCCCTCGGCGCCGACGAGACCGTCGCCGCGACCGTGCACGTCGAGGCGGCCGGCCAGGGCCCGGAGGCGGCGGCCCGCCAGGCCCGCTACGCCGTCCTCGACCAGCTCGCCGAGCGCTTCGACGCCGACGCCGTGCTGCTCGGCCACACCCGCGACGACCAGGCCGAGACGGTGCTGCTCGGCCTGGCCAGGGGCTCCGGGGGGCGGTCGCTGGCCGGGATGCGACGCTCCTTCGACCGCTTCGTCCGCCCGCTCCTCGACCTCTCCCGCGCCGACACCGCCACCGCCTGCCAGGTCGCGGGGATCGAGTTCTGGAGCGACCCCCACAACGAGGACCCCGCATTCACCCGGGTGCGGGTACGCCGCAGCGTGCTGCCGGTCCTCGAGGACCAGCTCGGTCCGGGGGTGGCCGAGGCGCTGGCCCGGACCGCCGACCAGCTGCGCGCGGACATGGACCTGCTCGACGACGCCGCCGAGGCGGCGTACCAGCGCCTGCGCGACCTTCCTGTCGACGGGCTGCTCGCCGAGCCCGGCCCGATCCGGCGGCGGGTGCTGCGGCTGGCCGCGCTGGCCGCCGGCGCCCCCGCCTCCGAGCTCTTCCACGAGCACGTGCTCGCGATGGACGCGCTGCTCACCCACTGGCACGGCCAGAAATGGGTGGACCTCCCCGGGAAGGTGCGCTGCCGACGAGCCGACGGCCGGCTGCGCCTCGGCCCGGCTGGATGA